A region from the Janthinobacterium agaricidamnosum genome encodes:
- a CDS encoding protein adenylyltransferase SelO produces the protein MGKRHAPWRGAVKSHSRLAHLAGPPYLTGIAITAHTLPLDNAFAALPPAFYTRLMPTPLPAPYFVAASAPAASLVGLDAARLAEPDYVALLAGNAIAERSQPLSAVYSGHQFGVWAGQLGDGRAILLGDIATASGPMELQLKGAGATPYSRMGDGRAVLRSSIREFLCSEAMAALGIPTSRALAIMGSQQGIMRETVETAAVVTRMAPTFVRFGSFEHWFYRKQPNELKILADYVIDSFYPELRAAANPYQALLAEVCVRTAHMIAQWQAVGFMHGVMNTDNMSILGLTLDFGPFGFMEAFDAEHICNHTDQQGRYSYANQPQVGHWNCYALGQALLPLIGEVELAQAALDSYQPAFAEKMNSLLRAKLGLQTSQDGDTALFDSMFALMQANHVDFTNFFRALSTLQVAAPEHDTMLRDMFIDRPAFDTWAAQYRARLMAEKSVDAERQAAMNGVNPKYVLRNYLAQVAIEKAQQQDYTEVATLLEILQKPFDEQPEHQHYAALPPDWASHLEVSCSS, from the coding sequence ATGGGCAAGCGCCACGCGCCCTGGCGCGGTGCGGTAAAATCGCATTCCAGGCTGGCGCACCTTGCCGGTCCACCTTATTTGACTGGAATTGCCATCACCGCTCATACCTTACCACTGGATAACGCCTTTGCGGCCTTGCCGCCCGCGTTCTATACGCGCTTGATGCCCACGCCCCTGCCCGCCCCATATTTCGTGGCCGCCAGCGCGCCGGCCGCCAGCCTGGTGGGCCTCGATGCGGCGCGTCTGGCCGAGCCTGATTACGTGGCGCTGCTGGCCGGCAATGCGATTGCCGAGCGCTCGCAGCCCCTGTCGGCCGTGTATTCGGGCCACCAGTTCGGCGTCTGGGCCGGCCAGCTGGGCGACGGCCGCGCCATCCTGCTGGGCGATATCGCCACAGCGAGCGGCCCCATGGAACTGCAGCTGAAAGGCGCTGGCGCCACGCCGTATTCGCGCATGGGCGACGGGCGCGCCGTGCTGCGCTCGTCCATCCGCGAATTCCTGTGCTCGGAAGCCATGGCGGCGCTCGGCATTCCCACCTCGCGCGCGCTGGCCATCATGGGTTCGCAGCAAGGCATCATGCGCGAAACGGTGGAAACGGCGGCCGTCGTCACGCGCATGGCGCCCACGTTTGTGCGCTTCGGCTCGTTCGAACACTGGTTTTACCGCAAGCAGCCGAACGAACTGAAAATCCTCGCCGATTACGTGATCGACAGTTTTTATCCCGAGTTGCGCGCCGCAGCAAATCCATATCAAGCCTTGCTGGCGGAAGTGTGCGTGCGCACGGCGCACATGATCGCGCAATGGCAAGCCGTCGGCTTCATGCATGGCGTGATGAATACGGACAATATGTCGATCCTGGGCCTGACGCTCGATTTCGGCCCGTTCGGCTTCATGGAAGCGTTTGATGCCGAACACATCTGCAACCATACGGACCAACAGGGCCGCTATTCCTACGCCAACCAGCCGCAGGTGGGCCACTGGAACTGCTACGCGCTGGGCCAGGCCCTGCTGCCGCTGATCGGCGAAGTGGAACTGGCGCAGGCGGCGCTGGACAGCTACCAGCCGGCGTTCGCGGAGAAGATGAATAGCTTGCTGCGCGCCAAGCTGGGCTTGCAAACGAGCCAGGACGGCGATACGGCCCTGTTCGACAGCATGTTTGCGCTGATGCAAGCCAATCATGTGGATTTCACGAATTTCTTCCGCGCCTTGTCTACACTGCAGGTAGCGGCGCCCGAACATGACACCATGTTGCGCGACATGTTCATCGACCGCCCCGCCTTCGATACGTGGGCAGCGCAATACCGTGCGCGCCTGATGGCGGAAAAGAGCGTCGATGCCGAACGGCAAGCGGCCATGAACGGCGTCAACCCGAAATACGTGCTGCGCAACTATCTGGCGCAAGTGGCCATCGAGAAAGCCCAGCAGCAGGACTACACGGAAGTGGCGACATTGCTGGAAATATTGCAAAAGCCATTTGACGAACAGCCCGAACACCAGCACTATGCGGCCCTGCCGCCCGACTGGGCCAGCCACCTTGAAGTCAGCTGCTCATCCTAA
- the msrB gene encoding peptide-methionine (R)-S-oxide reductase MsrB codes for MTTNKVKKTDAEWRAMLDSMQYEVTRHAATERAFTGKFWDHHEHGVYTCVCCNTPLFASDTKFDSGCGWPSYFQALDPANVTEIVDRSHGMVRTEIVCAVCDAHLGHVFPDGPPPTGLRYCINSASLRFDPQP; via the coding sequence ATGACCACGAATAAAGTCAAGAAAACCGACGCCGAATGGCGCGCCATGCTCGACTCGATGCAATACGAAGTCACGCGCCACGCTGCCACGGAACGCGCGTTCACGGGCAAGTTCTGGGACCACCACGAACACGGCGTCTATACCTGCGTCTGCTGCAACACGCCCCTGTTCGCCTCGGACACGAAGTTCGATTCCGGCTGCGGCTGGCCCAGCTATTTCCAGGCGCTGGACCCGGCGAATGTCACGGAAATCGTCGATCGCAGCCACGGCATGGTGCGCACGGAAATCGTCTGCGCCGTCTGCGACGCCCACCTGGGCCACGTCTTCCCGGACGGCCCGCCGCCGACCGGCTTGCGCTATTGCATCAATTCGGCCTCCTTGCGCTTCGATCCGCAGCCTTGA
- a CDS encoding septation protein A, whose product MKFLFDLFPLIAFFTAFKLGGMYEAATHDFVQQYLSGFVSGGLIKADQAPWILATLVGIVATACQVSYLLLRGRKVDGMLWLSLFIFVVFGGASIYLHDDFFLKWKPTLIYWLSGLALLIAHVGFKKNLIRKTMEAQVQLPDAVWNQLLAAWIIFFGAIGALNLFVAFVLYKGDMAAWVSFKAFGATGIFFAFIVAQTLFLAKHIKEDA is encoded by the coding sequence ATGAAATTTCTATTCGACCTATTCCCCCTGATTGCCTTCTTCACCGCCTTCAAATTGGGCGGCATGTATGAAGCGGCCACGCACGATTTCGTGCAGCAATATTTGTCCGGCTTCGTGTCTGGCGGCCTGATCAAGGCCGACCAGGCGCCGTGGATACTTGCCACCCTCGTCGGCATCGTCGCCACGGCTTGCCAGGTCAGCTATCTGCTGCTGCGCGGGCGCAAGGTGGACGGCATGCTGTGGCTGTCGCTGTTCATCTTTGTCGTGTTCGGCGGCGCCAGCATCTATCTGCATGACGATTTCTTCCTGAAATGGAAGCCGACCCTGATCTACTGGCTGTCCGGCCTGGCCCTCTTGATTGCCCACGTGGGTTTCAAGAAAAACCTGATCCGCAAGACCATGGAAGCGCAAGTGCAATTGCCCGATGCCGTCTGGAACCAGCTGCTGGCCGCATGGATCATCTTCTTCGGCGCCATCGGCGCACTGAACCTGTTCGTCGCCTTCGTGCTGTACAAGGGCGACATGGCCGCCTGGGTCAGTTTTAAAGCGTTTGGCGCGACGGGCATCTTCTTTGCCTTCATCGTGGCGCAAACCCTGTTCCTGGCCAAACATATCAAGGAAGACGCATGA
- a CDS encoding BolA family protein gives MMSSTTENTAPETRMQRIRTRLETALSPLECVLEDDSARHRGHAGAASGGGHYNLRIISSQFEGLRLVMRHRLVYDSVHDMMHNEIHALAIVALAPSEVV, from the coding sequence ATGATGAGCTCCACCACTGAAAACACCGCGCCGGAAACGCGCATGCAGCGCATTCGTACCCGCCTGGAAACGGCACTTTCCCCTCTGGAATGCGTGCTGGAAGACGACTCGGCACGCCACCGGGGCCATGCGGGCGCCGCCTCGGGCGGAGGCCATTACAATCTACGCATAATTTCTAGTCAATTTGAGGGGCTCAGACTCGTCATGCGTCATCGACTGGTGTATGATTCCGTGCACGATATGATGCATAATGAGATACATGCATTGGCGATTGTGGCCCTGGCGCCGTCCGAAGTAGTGTAA
- a CDS encoding peptidylprolyl isomerase, producing MTFKPARLLIALLAVVAVPVFAQNVAVVNGKPIPSSRVDAVVKQVVAQGQQPDSPQLREMIKKDLIGREVLMQEAENKGFGKDAAVKQQIENARQAIVINALVGDYLKKNPVNDAEIKAEYDRFVAQTGDKEYHVRHILVGTEAEAKDIIAKLKGGAKFEDLAKQSKDTGSADNGGDLDWAAPSSFPKVFSDAFVKLQKGQVTDTPVQTPNGFHVIKLDDTRAAKLPTLEEVKPQIAEALQQKKLQAYQEEMIKKAKVQ from the coding sequence ATGACTTTTAAGCCAGCCCGCTTGCTGATCGCACTACTCGCCGTTGTCGCGGTACCTGTTTTTGCGCAAAATGTTGCCGTTGTTAATGGCAAGCCTATCCCATCGTCGCGCGTTGATGCAGTCGTCAAGCAAGTCGTCGCCCAAGGCCAGCAACCGGATTCGCCGCAACTGCGCGAAATGATCAAGAAAGATTTGATCGGCCGTGAAGTGCTGATGCAAGAAGCGGAAAACAAAGGTTTCGGTAAAGATGCAGCCGTCAAGCAGCAAATCGAGAACGCACGCCAAGCCATCGTCATCAACGCCCTGGTCGGCGACTACCTGAAAAAGAACCCGGTCAACGACGCTGAAATCAAGGCCGAATACGACCGCTTCGTGGCGCAGACGGGCGACAAGGAATACCACGTACGCCACATCCTCGTGGGCACCGAAGCAGAGGCGAAAGACATCATCGCCAAGCTGAAAGGCGGCGCCAAGTTCGAAGATCTGGCCAAGCAATCGAAAGATACCGGTTCGGCCGACAATGGCGGCGACCTGGACTGGGCAGCCCCGTCGTCGTTCCCGAAAGTGTTCTCGGACGCCTTCGTGAAACTGCAAAAAGGCCAGGTTACCGACACCCCGGTGCAAACGCCTAACGGTTTCCACGTGATCAAGCTGGACGACACCCGCGCGGCAAAACTGCCGACCCTGGAAGAAGTCAAGCCACAGATCGCCGAAGCGCTGCAGCAAAAGAAACTGCAAGCGTATCAGGAAGAAATGATCAAAAAAGCGAAAGTTCAGTAA
- a CDS encoding peptidylprolyl isomerase — protein sequence MILKPARLILALVAVVAIPAFAQNVATVNGKAIPSSRVDQVVKQVVAQGKQADSPQLREAIKKDLIGREVLIQEADKQGYGTRPEVKSQIDNARQSIIINALLADYVKKNPVKDAEIKAEYDKFKAQAGDKEYHARHILVATEAEAKDIIAKLKGGAKFEELAKVSKDGSAANGGDLDWASPASYVKPFSDAMVALKPGQVTQTPVQSQFGFHVIKLEETRPTKLPALEEVKGQVAESLQQKKLAAYRDELMKKAKIQ from the coding sequence ATGATTTTGAAGCCAGCCCGCCTGATCTTAGCCCTGGTCGCCGTCGTCGCGATCCCTGCGTTCGCGCAAAACGTGGCCACCGTGAATGGCAAGGCCATCCCATCGTCGCGCGTCGACCAGGTCGTCAAGCAAGTCGTCGCCCAAGGCAAGCAAGCTGATTCGCCGCAATTGCGCGAAGCCATCAAGAAAGACCTGATCGGCCGCGAAGTGCTGATCCAGGAAGCCGACAAGCAAGGCTACGGCACGCGTCCGGAAGTCAAGTCGCAGATCGACAATGCCCGTCAAAGCATCATCATCAATGCTCTGCTGGCCGACTACGTCAAGAAAAACCCTGTCAAGGACGCTGAAATCAAGGCCGAATACGACAAGTTCAAGGCACAAGCGGGCGACAAGGAATACCATGCACGCCACATCCTGGTGGCCACCGAAGCGGAAGCGAAAGACATCATCGCCAAGCTGAAAGGCGGCGCCAAGTTCGAAGAACTGGCGAAAGTGTCGAAAGACGGTTCCGCAGCCAATGGCGGCGACCTGGACTGGGCTAGCCCGGCTTCGTACGTGAAGCCATTCTCCGACGCCATGGTCGCCCTGAAACCAGGCCAGGTCACGCAAACGCCCGTGCAATCGCAATTCGGCTTCCACGTGATCAAGCTGGAAGAAACCCGTCCGACGAAGCTGCCGGCACTGGAAGAAGTCAAGGGCCAGGTGGCTGAGTCGCTGCAACAGAAAAAACTCGCCGCCTACCGCGATGAACTCATGAAAAAAGCCAAGATTCAGTAA
- a CDS encoding DNA alkylation repair protein, with protein MNLHAELKAALEAAAEPGRAAPMQAYMRGQFVFLGVAAPQRRLAARGLLAGLKGVGAEVLLEHAQLLWQQPEREYQHVALDMLALHRRQLGVEHLPALLGLARQRAWWDSVDGMAGIVGEVLQAERQRGGDGHAHMDGALRHEDLWLRRIAMLHQLGWRAGTDAGWLFGAALALAHEDEFFIRKAIGWALRDYARHAPREVLAFATEHRQRLSPLSYREALKHQRP; from the coding sequence ATGAATCTACATGCAGAATTGAAAGCCGCGCTGGAAGCGGCCGCCGAACCGGGCCGCGCAGCGCCCATGCAGGCCTACATGCGCGGCCAGTTCGTGTTCCTGGGCGTGGCGGCACCACAGCGGCGGCTGGCCGCCAGGGGCTTGCTGGCGGGCTTGAAAGGCGTGGGGGCCGAGGTGCTGCTGGAACATGCGCAACTGCTGTGGCAGCAGCCAGAGCGTGAATACCAGCATGTGGCGCTCGACATGCTGGCCCTGCACCGGCGGCAACTGGGCGTCGAACACCTCCCCGCCCTGCTGGGCCTGGCGCGTCAGCGCGCGTGGTGGGACAGCGTCGACGGCATGGCGGGCATCGTGGGCGAGGTGCTGCAGGCGGAGCGCCAGCGCGGCGGCGATGGCCATGCGCACATGGATGGCGCCTTGCGCCACGAGGACCTCTGGCTGCGCCGCATCGCCATGCTGCACCAGCTGGGCTGGCGCGCCGGCACGGATGCCGGCTGGCTGTTCGGCGCGGCGCTGGCGCTGGCCCACGAAGACGAGTTTTTCATCCGCAAGGCCATCGGCTGGGCCTTGCGCGATTACGCGCGCCACGCGCCGAGAGAGGTGCTAGCTTTTGCCACAGAGCACCGCCAACGGCTCTCTCCCCTCAGCTACCGCGAAGCGCTGAAGCACCAGCGACCTTGA
- a CDS encoding TetR/AcrR family transcriptional regulator, with the protein MQEEESKAESKAVRGRGRPARPPEEAREAAVQAATWLLLHEGYAATTMEAVARHAGMAKKSLYQYAANREELVALVVRGWTDAFLPAMAHDAAGPGEVLPLLKEILQAMAARVLTADAVGLFRLLCTEFPARADLLAVYQRNGIERGTALLAQWLQRQAARGHLVLQDGHELAGLLLAMVIAEPLRQMALGLLAPVPAWDAAPRIDAALRLLSGQSFKVAGASALRGS; encoded by the coding sequence ATGCAGGAAGAAGAGAGCAAGGCAGAGAGCAAGGCTGTGCGTGGACGGGGCCGTCCGGCGCGCCCGCCCGAAGAAGCGCGCGAGGCGGCCGTGCAGGCGGCCACCTGGCTGCTGCTGCACGAAGGCTATGCGGCCACGACCATGGAAGCGGTGGCGCGCCACGCGGGCATGGCAAAGAAGTCGCTGTATCAGTATGCGGCCAACCGCGAGGAACTCGTGGCCCTGGTGGTGCGCGGCTGGACGGACGCCTTTTTACCGGCCATGGCGCACGATGCGGCTGGGCCCGGCGAAGTGCTGCCATTATTAAAAGAGATCTTGCAGGCGATGGCCGCGCGCGTGCTGACGGCCGATGCCGTGGGCCTGTTCCGTCTGCTGTGCACGGAGTTTCCCGCACGCGCCGATTTGCTGGCCGTGTATCAGCGCAACGGCATCGAGCGGGGTACGGCCTTGCTGGCCCAGTGGTTGCAGCGCCAGGCCGCGCGCGGCCATCTGGTGCTGCAGGATGGGCACGAACTGGCCGGCTTGCTGCTGGCCATGGTAATTGCCGAGCCGCTGCGGCAGATGGCGCTGGGCTTGCTGGCACCCGTGCCGGCCTGGGATGCGGCGCCCCGTATCGACGCGGCGCTGCGATTGCTCAGCGGTCAGTCGTTCAAGGTCGCTGGTGCTTCAGCGCTTCGCGGTAGCTGA
- a CDS encoding DAPG hydrolase family protein, which translates to MTKHIEFPWSITGTGDLLDPFPLHLETGITRLENGCLLVAARTELHGCSGRMLDWWFTFFETTQHIKWWHPHDHVAHHGWNSAWKKGESYYGASIEAVESLGDIPPVKAKLKFHDPKEVFDPVQLQQARDSGALSAAICARIGFGQHVQLDPQGDPLDGEMLHLTRDTPTGCVLRSRFLLGRNSLDPVRDVPDVLGLNLLRHCYSEFTYLSRFLPSLYYGEHANGEKAPLPW; encoded by the coding sequence ATGACGAAGCATATTGAATTCCCATGGAGCATCACCGGTACGGGCGACTTGCTCGACCCGTTCCCGCTGCACCTGGAAACGGGCATCACGCGCCTGGAAAATGGCTGCCTGCTGGTGGCGGCGCGCACAGAGCTGCACGGCTGCAGCGGGCGCATGCTGGACTGGTGGTTTACGTTTTTCGAGACGACGCAGCACATCAAGTGGTGGCATCCGCACGACCATGTGGCCCATCACGGCTGGAACAGCGCGTGGAAAAAGGGAGAAAGCTATTACGGCGCCTCGATCGAGGCGGTGGAGTCGCTGGGCGATATTCCACCCGTGAAAGCCAAGCTGAAGTTCCATGATCCGAAGGAAGTCTTTGACCCGGTGCAGCTGCAGCAGGCACGCGACAGCGGCGCGCTGTCGGCCGCCATCTGCGCGCGCATCGGCTTCGGCCAGCACGTGCAACTGGACCCGCAGGGCGACCCGCTCGATGGCGAAATGCTGCACCTGACGCGCGACACGCCGACGGGCTGCGTGCTGCGCAGCCGCTTCTTGCTGGGCCGCAATAGCCTGGACCCCGTGCGCGACGTGCCCGACGTGCTCGGCCTGAATTTGCTGCGCCATTGCTACAGCGAATTTACCTATCTGTCGCGCTTTTTACCGTCGCTGTACTACGGCGAGCACGCCAATGGCGAAAAGGCGCCGCTGCCCTGGTAA
- a CDS encoding GNAT family N-acetyltransferase, translating to MALANDTRISPTAVVQAQLDAYNAHDVAALLAIYADDAQQFQHPDTLLAQGSAQIGPRFTARFAASQPQAQLLNRIACGKLVIDHEIVHGDTDDGVSAQELVATYEVEQGRIRRAWFSFGALTRLRVALPADVPAMNALIARSGVALSAGFYTLEQAEAVTRHVFGVDTQLVADRTYFVIERDGVMLACGGWSRRATLYGADRAKSGPDPLLDPASQPGRIRAFFVEPAAARQGLGSMLMRHCERQARAAGFTALELAATLPGVALYLASGFSVTEDFHLDLPNAIKLPLARMHKRL from the coding sequence ATGGCGCTTGCCAACGATACACGCATTTCTCCCACGGCGGTGGTCCAGGCGCAACTGGACGCCTACAATGCCCACGACGTGGCCGCCTTGCTGGCCATCTACGCCGATGACGCACAGCAATTCCAGCATCCCGATACCTTGCTGGCCCAAGGCAGTGCGCAGATCGGCCCCCGCTTCACGGCGCGCTTCGCCGCCAGCCAGCCGCAGGCGCAGTTGCTCAACCGCATCGCCTGCGGCAAGCTGGTGATCGATCATGAAATCGTCCATGGCGACACGGACGATGGGGTCTCGGCACAGGAATTGGTGGCGACCTATGAGGTGGAGCAGGGCCGCATCCGCCGTGCCTGGTTCAGCTTTGGCGCGTTGACGCGCCTGCGCGTGGCGCTGCCGGCCGACGTGCCTGCAATGAATGCGCTGATCGCCCGTTCCGGCGTGGCGCTGAGCGCGGGATTCTATACATTGGAACAGGCCGAGGCCGTGACGCGCCACGTGTTCGGCGTCGATACGCAGCTCGTTGCCGACCGCACGTATTTCGTCATCGAACGCGACGGCGTCATGCTGGCCTGCGGCGGCTGGAGCCGGCGCGCCACCCTGTACGGTGCCGACCGCGCGAAGAGCGGGCCGGACCCGCTGCTCGATCCGGCCAGCCAGCCGGGCCGCATCCGCGCCTTCTTCGTGGAACCGGCCGCGGCGCGCCAGGGCCTGGGCAGCATGCTGATGCGCCATTGCGAACGGCAGGCGCGGGCCGCGGGTTTTACGGCACTGGAATTGGCCGCCACCTTGCCCGGCGTGGCGTTGTACCTGGCCAGCGGCTTTTCCGTCACGGAAGATTTTCACCTCGACTTGCCCAACGCGATCAAACTGCCGCTGGCGCGCATGCACAAGCGGCTGTAA
- the ypfJ gene encoding KPN_02809 family neutral zinc metallopeptidase — protein MKWEGNRESDNVEDRRGEDGGGGGGGGGFGFGGRSIGIGTIVIALVGSYVLGVNPLTLLNLLSGGGGQVSTQQSQAPARQPPESDEMARFVKTVLADTEDTWGALFKAEGGSYVKPKLVLFSGSIPTACGTGQSASGPFYCPGDQKVYLDLDFFNLMQQRFKVSGEFAEAYVIAHEVGHHVQNLMGLSEKVDNARRTASERQANAMSVRLELQADCFAGVWAFHANQDRKILEQGDVEAALKAATAIGDDALQRQSQGHVVPDSFTHGTSEQRVRWFSKGIESGQIAQCNTFEARQL, from the coding sequence ATGAAATGGGAAGGCAATCGCGAAAGCGACAATGTGGAAGACCGCCGTGGCGAAGATGGCGGCGGGGGCGGCGGTGGGGGCGGCTTTGGTTTTGGCGGACGCTCGATCGGCATCGGCACCATCGTCATCGCCCTCGTCGGCTCGTATGTGCTGGGCGTCAATCCCCTGACCCTGCTCAACCTGCTCAGCGGCGGTGGCGGCCAGGTCAGCACCCAGCAAAGCCAGGCCCCGGCGCGCCAGCCGCCCGAATCGGACGAGATGGCCCGCTTCGTGAAAACGGTGCTGGCCGATACGGAAGACACCTGGGGCGCCCTGTTCAAGGCCGAAGGCGGCAGCTATGTGAAGCCCAAGCTGGTGCTGTTTTCCGGCAGCATCCCGACGGCCTGCGGCACGGGCCAGAGCGCCAGCGGGCCCTTCTATTGCCCCGGCGACCAGAAAGTCTATCTGGACCTCGACTTCTTCAATCTGATGCAGCAGCGCTTCAAGGTCTCGGGCGAGTTTGCGGAAGCCTACGTGATCGCGCATGAAGTGGGCCACCACGTGCAGAACCTGATGGGCTTGTCCGAGAAGGTCGACAATGCGCGCCGCACGGCCTCCGAACGCCAGGCCAACGCCATGTCCGTGCGCCTGGAATTGCAGGCCGATTGCTTTGCCGGCGTGTGGGCATTTCACGCGAACCAAGACCGCAAGATCCTGGAACAGGGCGACGTGGAAGCGGCCCTGAAAGCGGCCACGGCCATTGGCGATGATGCGCTGCAGCGCCAGTCGCAAGGCCATGTTGTGCCGGACTCATTTACGCACGGCACCTCGGAGCAGCGCGTGCGCTGGTTCAGCAAGGGCATCGAGAGCGGCCAGATTGCCCAGTGCAATACGTTCGAGGCGCGCCAGCTGTAA
- a CDS encoding TIGR03118 family protein, which translates to MDTHRIKQLICTGFVIALAAALFACGGGHHHHPPAVSAYAATSLVSDTPAVPAAHTDPNLVNAWGVAFNPRGFVWVAANGTAKSTLYDGNGVPQSLVVGTPAGPTGIVFNGTQDFKLSQNGVTAPSPFIFASESGTISAWSPTVSPTTALVVFDGSAGGSVYKGLAISRYAGANYLYAADFHNGRVDVFDAGFARVALPGAFGDPGLPAGYAPFGIQAIGERIYVAYAKREASGDDEEAGAGLGIVNVYDTGGTLIKRLVSGGTLNAPWGMALAPADFGTASNMLLIGNFGDGKINAYDPDTGTAAGVLRKTDGTPLAIDGLWGIAFGNGLNSQPVNTLFYAAGPDDETHGQYGRIDLK; encoded by the coding sequence ATGGATACGCACCGCATCAAGCAACTGATCTGCACCGGTTTCGTCATCGCGCTGGCCGCGGCCCTGTTTGCCTGCGGCGGCGGCCATCATCACCATCCACCGGCCGTGAGCGCCTATGCGGCCACCAGCCTGGTGTCGGACACGCCCGCCGTGCCGGCCGCGCACACGGACCCCAACCTCGTCAACGCCTGGGGCGTGGCCTTCAACCCGCGCGGTTTCGTCTGGGTGGCCGCGAATGGCACGGCGAAGTCCACTTTGTACGATGGCAACGGCGTGCCGCAATCGCTGGTGGTCGGCACGCCGGCAGGGCCCACGGGCATCGTCTTCAACGGCACGCAGGACTTCAAGCTGAGCCAGAACGGCGTGACGGCGCCCAGCCCCTTCATCTTCGCCAGCGAAAGCGGGACTATTTCCGCCTGGTCGCCCACGGTCAGCCCGACGACGGCCCTGGTCGTGTTCGACGGCAGCGCGGGCGGCAGCGTCTACAAGGGCCTGGCCATTTCGCGCTATGCGGGCGCCAATTACCTGTATGCGGCCGATTTCCACAACGGGCGCGTCGACGTCTTCGATGCCGGCTTCGCCAGGGTCGCCCTGCCTGGCGCATTCGGCGACCCCGGCTTGCCGGCTGGCTATGCGCCGTTCGGCATCCAGGCCATTGGCGAGCGCATCTATGTCGCCTACGCGAAGCGGGAAGCCAGCGGCGACGATGAAGAGGCCGGTGCCGGCCTCGGTATCGTGAACGTGTATGACACGGGCGGCACACTGATCAAGCGGCTGGTGAGCGGCGGCACCCTGAATGCGCCATGGGGCATGGCACTGGCGCCCGCCGATTTCGGCACGGCCAGCAATATGTTGTTGATAGGGAATTTTGGCGATGGCAAGATCAATGCCTATGACCCCGACACGGGTACCGCCGCTGGCGTGCTGCGCAAGACCGATGGCACGCCGCTGGCGATCGATGGCTTGTGGGGCATCGCCTTCGGCAATGGCCTCAACAGCCAGCCCGTCAATACGCTGTTCTATGCGGCCGGGCCGGATGACGAGACGCATGGGCAATACGGGCGCATCGATTTGAAGTAG